One segment of Stenotrophomonas sp. SAU14A_NAIMI4_8 DNA contains the following:
- the nuoN gene encoding NADH-quinone oxidoreductase subunit NuoN: MTTSPLLPLTAADLPPLAPELVLIGSAFALMILDLFVSNRNKIVTHLFSLAALAVVLFMLATGVGGQGEVFHGMFVRDTAADVMKTGIVLLSGLTLVYGWRYLRDRNLFQGEIPVLILFGTAGMMILVSAGSLLMVYLGLELLALCSYALVASNRDNGLASEAAMKYIVLGSLASGLLLYGMSLIYGATGSLHLDVIRDAIPHSEERVLLITGAVFMIAGVAFKLGAAPFHMWLPDVYQGAPAPIALFISSAPKLAAFGMAYRLLEMGVGPLSTELQMLIGGLAAVSLVLGNLMAIAQSNLKRMLAFSTVSHIGFLLMGIAGGGAQGYAAALFYALAYAIMSTAAFGAIIALSRAGFEAENIEDFKGLNARNPWMAGLVLCIMASLAGIPPFLGFWTKLAVLGAAINGGLLWLAILGVLCAVVGCFYYLRVIKVMYFDEPVGEAMPRSNDRVLGVVLGVNALALLALGLSWNPIMLWCQKAFAHLA; the protein is encoded by the coding sequence ATGACCACCTCGCCGCTGCTGCCATTGACCGCCGCCGACCTGCCACCGCTCGCCCCCGAGCTGGTGCTGATCGGCAGCGCCTTCGCCCTGATGATCCTCGACCTGTTCGTCAGCAACCGGAACAAGATCGTCACCCATCTGTTCTCGCTCGCGGCGCTGGCCGTGGTGCTGTTCATGCTGGCTACCGGCGTGGGCGGGCAGGGCGAGGTCTTCCACGGCATGTTCGTGCGCGACACGGCGGCCGACGTCATGAAGACCGGCATCGTGCTGCTCAGCGGCCTGACCCTGGTCTACGGCTGGCGCTACCTGCGTGACCGCAACCTGTTCCAGGGCGAAATCCCGGTGCTGATCCTGTTCGGCACCGCCGGCATGATGATCCTGGTCTCGGCCGGCAGCCTGCTGATGGTCTACCTGGGCCTGGAACTGCTGGCCCTGTGCTCCTACGCCCTGGTGGCCAGCAACCGCGACAACGGCCTGGCCTCGGAAGCGGCGATGAAGTACATCGTCCTCGGTTCGCTGGCCTCTGGCCTGCTGCTGTACGGCATGTCGCTGATCTACGGCGCCACCGGCAGCCTGCACCTGGATGTCATCCGTGACGCCATCCCGCACTCGGAAGAGCGCGTGCTGCTGATCACCGGTGCGGTGTTCATGATCGCCGGCGTCGCCTTCAAGCTCGGTGCCGCGCCGTTCCACATGTGGCTGCCCGACGTGTACCAGGGTGCCCCGGCCCCGATCGCGCTGTTCATCAGCTCGGCACCGAAGCTGGCCGCGTTCGGCATGGCCTACCGCCTGTTGGAAATGGGCGTGGGCCCGCTGTCCACCGAGCTGCAGATGCTGATCGGCGGCCTGGCCGCGGTGTCGCTGGTGCTGGGCAACCTGATGGCAATCGCGCAGAGCAACCTGAAGCGCATGCTGGCCTTCTCCACCGTCTCGCACATCGGCTTCCTGCTGATGGGTATTGCCGGTGGCGGTGCGCAGGGCTATGCCGCCGCGCTGTTCTACGCACTGGCCTACGCCATCATGTCCACCGCCGCCTTCGGCGCGATCATCGCCCTGTCGCGTGCGGGCTTTGAAGCCGAGAACATCGAAGACTTCAAGGGCCTGAACGCCCGCAACCCGTGGATGGCCGGCCTGGTGCTGTGCATCATGGCGTCGCTGGCCGGCATTCCGCCGTTCCTGGGCTTCTGGACCAAGCTGGCCGTGCTGGGCGCTGCCATCAACGGCGGCCTGCTGTGGCTGGCCATCCTGGGCGTGCTGTGCGCCGTGGTGGGCTGCTTCTACTACCTGCGTGTCATCAAGGTCATGTACTTCGATGAGCCGGTGGGCGAGGCCATGCCGCGCAGCAACGACCGCGTGCTGGGCGTGGTGCTGGGCGTGAACGCCCTGGCACTGCTGGCCCTGGGCCTGTCCTGGAACCCGATCATGCTGTGGTGCCAGAAGGCTTTTGCGCATCTTGCATAA